A genomic stretch from Neodiprion fabricii isolate iyNeoFabr1 chromosome 3, iyNeoFabr1.1, whole genome shotgun sequence includes:
- the LOC124177307 gene encoding protein obstructor-E-like: MTRVCLVVVLAIAAVASGAFKCPKDNGEFEDPVQCDMYYKCIDGVATQMLCPDGLVFDPFNRKINKCDHIFNVECGDRLELQPPQPSKNCPRRNGFFAHPDPSVCDVFYNCIDGESIKIPCTTGLHFDEYTGTCVWPDSAGRQGCGKVGNKLADGFECPKEVQHDNRDMPVDHPKYAHPEDCQKFYICLSGVTPREQGCSEGTVYNDVLQKCDDPKNVPGCEDWYKEDAAKP, from the exons ATGACTAGAGTGTGTCTTGTGGTGGTGCTGGCTATTGCGGCCGTTGCAT CCGGGGCGTTCAAGTGTCCAAAGGACAACGGAGAGTTCGAAGATCCTGTGCAATGCGACATGTACTACAAATGCATCGACGGAGTCGCCACTCAGATGCTGTGCCCAGACGGTCTGGTCTTCGATCCGTTCAACCGCAAGATAAATAAGTGTGATCACATCTTCAACGTTGAATGCGGCGACCGCCTGGAATTGC AGCCTCCTCAACCATCGAAGAATTGCCCAAGGCGAAACGGCTTCTTCGCTCATCCCGACCCGTCTGTCTGCGATGTATTCTACAACTGCATCGACGGAGAGTCAATAAAGATCCCATGCACGACGGGACTCCACTTTGACGAGTACACCGGAACCTGCGTTTGGCCCGACAGCGCGGGTCGCCAG GGTTGCGGCAAGGTGGGCAACAAGCTGGCCGACGGATTCGAATGCCCGAAGGAAGTGCAACACGACAACCGCGACATGCCCGTCGATCATCCGAAATACGCCCATCCGGAGGATTGCCAGAAGTTTTACATATGTTTGAGCGGCGTGACACCCCGTGAACAGGGATGCAGCGAAGGAACGGTCTACAACGACGTTCTCCAGAAATGTGACGATCCTAAGAATGTTCCCGGATG TGAGGACTGGTACAAGGAAGATGCCGCTAAGCCGTGA
- the LOC124178209 gene encoding uncharacterized protein LOC124178209 isoform X2: MSVPLIVTIILLLSNIVYAADGMPQMICSVCRWNLDRSYKFKIQCKKADEALRAYPVSGVLPRPFPALPSYPPDVGNNKTPDQRSQNDQSKKPRLEEGERERRERERDWQSDKQSDNMDHHDMYDEQDGGSDGGNESPNEKDGRKLEPGEIRVHACDQCDRTFPLRQALQLHIQRAHRDRNYKCTECDKLFFTKYDLSKHATTHSEVKPFTCQICHKQFARISLLQRHEKIHRDELRYGCQHCDREFFNTDDLEKHEATVHKSVKPYQCNICNKRFTYKQGLERHELLHSDDKNFICEYCKEAFRSSTKLAKHLTTHAGHRPFLCKLCPRSFLLSHHLTRHMRTHSVEKPHACEECGKAFKRKESLEVHQLTHAKRGMGLTCEICQESCRNRADYVTHIKQHIEAGEKMGPDGLRPEIRKEKIDSESEEEEEEEEDTDGDDDYEPPASVTKKIPKHEPPESDEEMEKSDRKEQVVYVRNKDGNLVKKTIKTLMPIHRREIQDVKGRSTPSGSQSAKIVSSKSEVRSVSSDSESTPKLRTQHRMDDTEAEVQKIVASVFKEHKIPFKHQNIPQEQSKDSPTTANLGQSRSQHGTPASASNQLSTSNVAGPTPKEEVSKTDALSATPKSVNTVKVIKRIVVRKGGAEGAQALASSIKESETPTSTPGSATKVTKRVIVRRIIRQGDTTREVIMNPDGTILDPAELAKLPTRNVVKRVVVKKPKDKLDIQGHTLLQVAEDLQQSVTLKTSTLESKLTDPKFELKTSQLATSTSQGDVKPSSTQLKSSDGKTVLKGSDMPVTSTDENEENPESTKVKLEKLEKRVEQQRLKIEELQARKNQEVESVEDMLPERQDESEEEQQLPLKRVFVKRKQSVFDEEKEYDSDEKDIVTIKKEKLSQDSVSTLEMPKRDYKKPIVTSTSKVYGNKKIILVKTEESQHVDDNSMSRELSSILDSSENVMKMQDNVLGNFSQISALEENIELKLEGDKSMEEDPTDTQEAAKTVEDKTRESLLEDLQAGDKSEDEIMHTQDETGDMVEIQISESTVGNEETQPDSSLSLDGQEGTEPAEVFVGSDSGLHHPKTEVPELEESVIELADETINLHDSNETQDSIEDKLSQLDS, translated from the exons ATGTCAGTACCGTTGATTGTTACAATTATCCTTCTGCTTTCAAATATT GTGTACGCTGCGGATGGAATGCCTCAGATGATATGCAGTGTTTGTCGCTGGAATCTTGATCGTTCttacaaattcaaaatccAGTGTAAGAAGGCTGATGAGGCGTTGAGAGCTTATCCCGTGTCAGGAGTATTGCCTCGACCATTTCCGGCTTTACCAAGTTACCCGCCGGACGTTGGTAACAACAAAACACCTGATCAACGATCCCAGAATGACCAGTCGAAGAAACCTAGATTGGAGGAAGGTGAGAGGGAAAGACGAGAACGGGAAAGGGATTGGCAGTCCGACAAGCAATCTGATAACATGGACCATCACGACATGTACGATGAGCAGGATGGAGGTAGCGATGGAGGAAATGAGAGTCCGAACGAGAAAGATGGTAGGAAACTAGAACCGGGAGAGATAAGAGTTCACGCTTGCGATCAGTGCGACAGAACATTCCCTCTGAGACAAGCTCTTCAGCTTCATATTCAGAGAGCTCACAGAGACCGGAACTACAAGTGTACCGAATGCGACAAGCTCTTCTTTACAAAATACGATCTGTCCAAGCACGCGACCACTCATTCGGAAGTAAAACCGTTCACATGTCAGATCTGTCATAAACAGTTTGCCAGAATCAGTCTACTGCAACGTCACGAAAAGATCCACAGAGACGAGCTGAGATATGGCTGCCAGCATTGCGAccgagaatttttcaacaccgaCGATCTTGAAAAACACGAGGCAACGGTACACAAATCTGTAAAGCCTTACCAGTGTAACATTTGTAACAAGAGATTCACTTACAAACAAGGTCTGGAGCGTCACGAACTACTGCATAGCGATGACAAGAACTTTATTTGCGAGTACTGCAAGGAGGCTTTCAGGTCCAGCACCAAATTGGCTAAACATCTGACAACTCATGCTGGACATAGGCCTTTCCTGTGCAAATTGTGCCCGAGATCCTTCCTGCTCTCTCATCATCTGACGAGACACATGAGAACTCATTCCGTTGAGAAACCTCACGCATGCGAGGAGTGCGGCAAAGCCTTCAAACGCAAAGAAAGCTTGGAAGTGCATCAGCTGACGCACGCCAAACGTGGCATGGGGCTGACATGTGAAATATGCCAGGAATCGTGTAGAAATAGAGCCGATTACGTTACCCATATCAAACAGCACATCGAGGCAGGTGAAAAGATGGGTCCTGATGGATTAAGGCCAGAAATTcggaaagagaaaattgattCCGAGTctgaggaggaagaggaagaggaggaggataCTGACGGTGATGATGATTACGAACCACCTGCATCTGTCACGAAAAAGATTCCAAAGCATGAGCCGCCAGAGAGTGACGAAGAGATGGAAAAGTCAGATAGGAAAGAACAAGTTGTTTACGTGAGGAACAAGGATGGAAATTTAGTGAAGAAGACAATTAAGACATTGATGCCCATTCACAGAAGGGAAATCCAGGATGTTAAGGGTAGATCCACTCCCAGTGGTTCACAGTCTGCTAAAATTGTATCAAGTAAATCAGAAGTGAGATCTGTCAGCTCGGACAGTGAATCAACTCCGAAGCTTCGTACCCAGCATCGAATGGATGACACCGAGGCTGAGGTACAAAAGATAGTCGCATCTGTTTTCAAAGAACACAAGATACCCTTCAAACATCAAAACATTCCACAGGAACAGTCCAAAGATTCACCAACGACTGCTAACCTCGGTCAATCTCGCTCTCAGCATGGGACACCAGCTTCAGCGTCCAATCAGTTGTCAACGAGTAACGTAGCTGGTCCAACTCCAAAGGAAGAAGTCTCAAAAACAGATGCCTTGTCCGCTACTCCAAAATCTGTCAATACCGTTAAAGTTATAAAGCGAATAGTTGTCAGAAAAGGTGGCGCCGAAGGAGCTCAGGCTCTTGCATCAAGTATCAAAGAAAGTGAAACTCCGACGAGCACACCAGGGAGCGCAACTAAAGTTACAAAGAGAGTCATCGTGCGAAGAATTATCAGACAAGGGGATACTACACGCGAAGTAATTATGAATCCGGACGGAACAATTCTTGACCCAGCAGAGCTTGCAAAATTGCCGACAAGAAATGTTGTTAAGCGAGTGGTTGTGAAGAAACCAAAGGACAAACTTGACATTCAAGGACACACTTTGCTACAGGTTGCAGAAGACCTCCAACAATCTGTGACGCTGAAAACCAGCACTTTGGAATCTAAATTGACAGATccgaaatttgaattgaaaacttcTCAATTGGCAACAAGCACTTCTCAAGGTGACGTGAAGCCGTCGAGTACCCAACTAAAATCATCCGATGGTAAAACAGTGCTAAAAGGATCAGATATGCCAGTAACATCGACAGACGAAAATGAAGAGAATCCAGAAAGTACGAAAGTGAAATTGGAGAAGCTTGAGAAACGTGTGGAACAGcaaagattgaaaattgaagagttGCAAGCACGTAAAAATCAAGAAGTAGAGTCCGTCGAAGACATGCTGCCCGAAAGACAAGACGAATCTGAAGAGGAACAGCAACTGCCTCTAAAACGAGTCTTCGTTAAAAGAAAGCAAAGCGTTTTTGATGAAGAGAAGGAGTATGACAGTGATGAAAAAGATATTGTCactataaaaaaagaaaaactatcACAAGACAGTGTCTCAACATTAGAAATGCCAAAGAGAGATTATAAGAAACCAATCGTAACGAGCACTTCCAAGGTCTACGGTAACAAAAAGATTATTCTGGTGAAAACAGAGGAATCGCAACATGTTGACGACAATTCGATGAGCCGTGAATTAAGCAGCATTCTTGACTCTTCAGAGAATGTGATGAAAATGCAAGATAATGTCTTGGGTAATTTCAGTCAAATATCCGCACTCGAGGAAAATATAGAATTAAAATTGGAGGGCGACAAGTCGATGGAAGAGGATCCTACCGATACCCAAGAAGCGGCGAAAACAGTTGAAGATAAAACTCGAGAGTCATTGTTAGAAGATCTACAAGCTGGCGATAAGAGTGAAGATGAAATAATGCACACCCAAGACGAAACTGGGGATATGGTAGAAATCCAAATCAGTGAAAGTACCGTAGGTAACGAAGAGACTCAGCCAGATTCTTCACTGTCTCTGGATGGTCAGGAAGGTACCGAACCAGCAGAGGTCTTTGTTGGTTCAGATTCTGGATTGCATCATCCAAAAACAGAAGTTCCGGAGCTAGAGGAGTCTGTAATCGAGTTAGCAGATGAAACGATCAATTTGCACGATTCAAATGAAACACAGGATAGCATTGAGGATAAGTTATCACAACTCGATAGTTAA
- the LOC124178209 gene encoding uncharacterized protein LOC124178209 isoform X1: MENRPAPLRSRRVCRFCLTESEPLSFIYEKDHSKPFQVPLTLQIMSCVAIEVYAADGMPQMICSVCRWNLDRSYKFKIQCKKADEALRAYPVSGVLPRPFPALPSYPPDVGNNKTPDQRSQNDQSKKPRLEEGERERRERERDWQSDKQSDNMDHHDMYDEQDGGSDGGNESPNEKDGRKLEPGEIRVHACDQCDRTFPLRQALQLHIQRAHRDRNYKCTECDKLFFTKYDLSKHATTHSEVKPFTCQICHKQFARISLLQRHEKIHRDELRYGCQHCDREFFNTDDLEKHEATVHKSVKPYQCNICNKRFTYKQGLERHELLHSDDKNFICEYCKEAFRSSTKLAKHLTTHAGHRPFLCKLCPRSFLLSHHLTRHMRTHSVEKPHACEECGKAFKRKESLEVHQLTHAKRGMGLTCEICQESCRNRADYVTHIKQHIEAGEKMGPDGLRPEIRKEKIDSESEEEEEEEEDTDGDDDYEPPASVTKKIPKHEPPESDEEMEKSDRKEQVVYVRNKDGNLVKKTIKTLMPIHRREIQDVKGRSTPSGSQSAKIVSSKSEVRSVSSDSESTPKLRTQHRMDDTEAEVQKIVASVFKEHKIPFKHQNIPQEQSKDSPTTANLGQSRSQHGTPASASNQLSTSNVAGPTPKEEVSKTDALSATPKSVNTVKVIKRIVVRKGGAEGAQALASSIKESETPTSTPGSATKVTKRVIVRRIIRQGDTTREVIMNPDGTILDPAELAKLPTRNVVKRVVVKKPKDKLDIQGHTLLQVAEDLQQSVTLKTSTLESKLTDPKFELKTSQLATSTSQGDVKPSSTQLKSSDGKTVLKGSDMPVTSTDENEENPESTKVKLEKLEKRVEQQRLKIEELQARKNQEVESVEDMLPERQDESEEEQQLPLKRVFVKRKQSVFDEEKEYDSDEKDIVTIKKEKLSQDSVSTLEMPKRDYKKPIVTSTSKVYGNKKIILVKTEESQHVDDNSMSRELSSILDSSENVMKMQDNVLGNFSQISALEENIELKLEGDKSMEEDPTDTQEAAKTVEDKTRESLLEDLQAGDKSEDEIMHTQDETGDMVEIQISESTVGNEETQPDSSLSLDGQEGTEPAEVFVGSDSGLHHPKTEVPELEESVIELADETINLHDSNETQDSIEDKLSQLDS, encoded by the exons ATGGAGAACAGACCGGCACCGCTTAGATCTAGGCGGGTATGTCGATTCTGCCTGACAGAGTCCGAGCCACTTAGCTTCATCTACGAAAAGGACCACAGCAAGCCGTTCCAGGTGCCGCTTACCCTGCAAATCATGTCGTGCGTCGCTATCGAG GTGTACGCTGCGGATGGAATGCCTCAGATGATATGCAGTGTTTGTCGCTGGAATCTTGATCGTTCttacaaattcaaaatccAGTGTAAGAAGGCTGATGAGGCGTTGAGAGCTTATCCCGTGTCAGGAGTATTGCCTCGACCATTTCCGGCTTTACCAAGTTACCCGCCGGACGTTGGTAACAACAAAACACCTGATCAACGATCCCAGAATGACCAGTCGAAGAAACCTAGATTGGAGGAAGGTGAGAGGGAAAGACGAGAACGGGAAAGGGATTGGCAGTCCGACAAGCAATCTGATAACATGGACCATCACGACATGTACGATGAGCAGGATGGAGGTAGCGATGGAGGAAATGAGAGTCCGAACGAGAAAGATGGTAGGAAACTAGAACCGGGAGAGATAAGAGTTCACGCTTGCGATCAGTGCGACAGAACATTCCCTCTGAGACAAGCTCTTCAGCTTCATATTCAGAGAGCTCACAGAGACCGGAACTACAAGTGTACCGAATGCGACAAGCTCTTCTTTACAAAATACGATCTGTCCAAGCACGCGACCACTCATTCGGAAGTAAAACCGTTCACATGTCAGATCTGTCATAAACAGTTTGCCAGAATCAGTCTACTGCAACGTCACGAAAAGATCCACAGAGACGAGCTGAGATATGGCTGCCAGCATTGCGAccgagaatttttcaacaccgaCGATCTTGAAAAACACGAGGCAACGGTACACAAATCTGTAAAGCCTTACCAGTGTAACATTTGTAACAAGAGATTCACTTACAAACAAGGTCTGGAGCGTCACGAACTACTGCATAGCGATGACAAGAACTTTATTTGCGAGTACTGCAAGGAGGCTTTCAGGTCCAGCACCAAATTGGCTAAACATCTGACAACTCATGCTGGACATAGGCCTTTCCTGTGCAAATTGTGCCCGAGATCCTTCCTGCTCTCTCATCATCTGACGAGACACATGAGAACTCATTCCGTTGAGAAACCTCACGCATGCGAGGAGTGCGGCAAAGCCTTCAAACGCAAAGAAAGCTTGGAAGTGCATCAGCTGACGCACGCCAAACGTGGCATGGGGCTGACATGTGAAATATGCCAGGAATCGTGTAGAAATAGAGCCGATTACGTTACCCATATCAAACAGCACATCGAGGCAGGTGAAAAGATGGGTCCTGATGGATTAAGGCCAGAAATTcggaaagagaaaattgattCCGAGTctgaggaggaagaggaagaggaggaggataCTGACGGTGATGATGATTACGAACCACCTGCATCTGTCACGAAAAAGATTCCAAAGCATGAGCCGCCAGAGAGTGACGAAGAGATGGAAAAGTCAGATAGGAAAGAACAAGTTGTTTACGTGAGGAACAAGGATGGAAATTTAGTGAAGAAGACAATTAAGACATTGATGCCCATTCACAGAAGGGAAATCCAGGATGTTAAGGGTAGATCCACTCCCAGTGGTTCACAGTCTGCTAAAATTGTATCAAGTAAATCAGAAGTGAGATCTGTCAGCTCGGACAGTGAATCAACTCCGAAGCTTCGTACCCAGCATCGAATGGATGACACCGAGGCTGAGGTACAAAAGATAGTCGCATCTGTTTTCAAAGAACACAAGATACCCTTCAAACATCAAAACATTCCACAGGAACAGTCCAAAGATTCACCAACGACTGCTAACCTCGGTCAATCTCGCTCTCAGCATGGGACACCAGCTTCAGCGTCCAATCAGTTGTCAACGAGTAACGTAGCTGGTCCAACTCCAAAGGAAGAAGTCTCAAAAACAGATGCCTTGTCCGCTACTCCAAAATCTGTCAATACCGTTAAAGTTATAAAGCGAATAGTTGTCAGAAAAGGTGGCGCCGAAGGAGCTCAGGCTCTTGCATCAAGTATCAAAGAAAGTGAAACTCCGACGAGCACACCAGGGAGCGCAACTAAAGTTACAAAGAGAGTCATCGTGCGAAGAATTATCAGACAAGGGGATACTACACGCGAAGTAATTATGAATCCGGACGGAACAATTCTTGACCCAGCAGAGCTTGCAAAATTGCCGACAAGAAATGTTGTTAAGCGAGTGGTTGTGAAGAAACCAAAGGACAAACTTGACATTCAAGGACACACTTTGCTACAGGTTGCAGAAGACCTCCAACAATCTGTGACGCTGAAAACCAGCACTTTGGAATCTAAATTGACAGATccgaaatttgaattgaaaacttcTCAATTGGCAACAAGCACTTCTCAAGGTGACGTGAAGCCGTCGAGTACCCAACTAAAATCATCCGATGGTAAAACAGTGCTAAAAGGATCAGATATGCCAGTAACATCGACAGACGAAAATGAAGAGAATCCAGAAAGTACGAAAGTGAAATTGGAGAAGCTTGAGAAACGTGTGGAACAGcaaagattgaaaattgaagagttGCAAGCACGTAAAAATCAAGAAGTAGAGTCCGTCGAAGACATGCTGCCCGAAAGACAAGACGAATCTGAAGAGGAACAGCAACTGCCTCTAAAACGAGTCTTCGTTAAAAGAAAGCAAAGCGTTTTTGATGAAGAGAAGGAGTATGACAGTGATGAAAAAGATATTGTCactataaaaaaagaaaaactatcACAAGACAGTGTCTCAACATTAGAAATGCCAAAGAGAGATTATAAGAAACCAATCGTAACGAGCACTTCCAAGGTCTACGGTAACAAAAAGATTATTCTGGTGAAAACAGAGGAATCGCAACATGTTGACGACAATTCGATGAGCCGTGAATTAAGCAGCATTCTTGACTCTTCAGAGAATGTGATGAAAATGCAAGATAATGTCTTGGGTAATTTCAGTCAAATATCCGCACTCGAGGAAAATATAGAATTAAAATTGGAGGGCGACAAGTCGATGGAAGAGGATCCTACCGATACCCAAGAAGCGGCGAAAACAGTTGAAGATAAAACTCGAGAGTCATTGTTAGAAGATCTACAAGCTGGCGATAAGAGTGAAGATGAAATAATGCACACCCAAGACGAAACTGGGGATATGGTAGAAATCCAAATCAGTGAAAGTACCGTAGGTAACGAAGAGACTCAGCCAGATTCTTCACTGTCTCTGGATGGTCAGGAAGGTACCGAACCAGCAGAGGTCTTTGTTGGTTCAGATTCTGGATTGCATCATCCAAAAACAGAAGTTCCGGAGCTAGAGGAGTCTGTAATCGAGTTAGCAGATGAAACGATCAATTTGCACGATTCAAATGAAACACAGGATAGCATTGAGGATAAGTTATCACAACTCGATAGTTAA
- the LOC124178212 gene encoding aquaporin AQPAn.G-like isoform X1 has product MGGIKAILGVKELSDRKAGLYRALFAEFLGTLLLNFFGCGAVANKNNVVAISLAFGLTVAVVIQAIGHISGGHVNPAVTVGLAVVGKVPVIRAILYVIAQITGAIAGSAIVRALSTDSAEMQEFLGTVGHELPVRVEQALGVEFFLGLVLVLVVCGACDGAKPDSKGIAPIIIGFAVTVGHFVGIPRTGSGMNPARALGSAVIMGKLDNQWLYWVGPLLGGIAGALIYEHALGPAEQPEPRRQYEFAVTEEKELQRLNKKGATPA; this is encoded by the exons ATGGGAGGAATAAAAGCCATTTTGGGAGTGAAGGAACTTTCGGATCGTAAGGCTGGGCTTTACAGAGCTTTGTTCGCCGAGTTCTTGGGCACGCTGCTGCTGAACTTTTTCGGCTGTGGTGCCGTGGCCAACAAAAACAACGTCGTCGCGATCAGTCTTGCCTTCGGCCTGACAGTCGCCGTCGTGATCCAGGCTATCGGGCACATTTCCGGAGGGCACGTAAATCCAGCGGTCACCGTCGGTCTCGCCGTCGTAGGCAAG GTTCCCGTAATCCGGGCGATCCTCTACGTGATAGCGCAGATCACCGGTGCAATAGCTGGATCGGCGATCGTCAGGGCGTTGTCAACGGATAGCGCGGAAATGCAGGAGTTCTTGGGAACGGTGGGACATGAGCTCCCCGTGAGGGTCGAACAAGCTCTCGGGGTAGAGTTCTTCCTTGGTTTGGTCCTGGTCCTGGTGGTCTGCGGAGCTTGCGACGGGGCCAAGCCCGACAGCAAAGGTATCGCGCCGATCATCATCGGCTTCGCCGTTACCGTCGGTCACTTCGTTGGG ATTCCAAGAACCGGGTCTGGGATGAACCCGGCTAGAGCTCTTGGCAGTGCGGTAATCATGGGAAAGTTGGACAACCAATGGCTGTACTGGGTGGGACCACTTCTTGGAGGAATCGCTGGAGCTTTGATCTACGAACACGCGTTGGGACCGGCCGAACAACCGGAACCACGAAGACAGTACGAATTCGCCGTCACCGAGGAGAAAGAG CTGCAGCGACTCAACAAGAAGGGTGCGACTCCTGCTTGA
- the LOC124177306 gene encoding protein obstructor-E-like, translating to MTPSKPWTFCCLVVGMIFCLERAAGQFQCPTSKGFYPDPEQCDLYYACENGRAEERLCSDGLVFKDDNPNKEFCDIPSNVPCGDRTLLQEPQPSKGCPRANGYFRHEDPTACDQFVSCKDGVASAMPCPAGLIYDESVSACVWPADSTRECDAPKREILDDGFVCPNVDVSGPQGRALPHPLYPHSADCAKFYICRNGIKPQKGQCDEGTVYNEDSFQCMEPENVPGCEDYYKKKN from the exons ATGACACCTTCTAAACCTTGGACGTTCTGCTGCCTCGTCGTAGGGATGATCTTCTGCCTCGAACGAGCAGCTGGTCAGTTCCAATGTCCGACCTCTAAGGGGTTCTACCCTGACCCGGAGCAGTGCGACCTGTACTACGCCTGCGAGAACGGAAGAGCAGAGGAGAGACTCTGCAGCGATGGACTCGTATTCAAGGACGACAATCCCAACAAAGAGTTCTGCGACATACCTTCCAACGTTCCGTGCGGCGACCGCACCCTCCTGC AGGAGCCCCAGCCTTCGAAGGGCTGCCCGCGTGCCAACGGCTACTTCCGGCACGAAGATCCGACCGCCTGTGACCAGTTCGTAAGCTGCAAGGACGGCGTGGCTTCCGCGATGCCGTGCCCTGCTGGTCTCATCTACGACGAATCGGTATCTGCTTGCGTCTGGCCCGCTGATTCGACCAGGGAGTGTGATGCTCCTAAACGTGAAATCCTCGACGACGGATTTGTCTGTCCGAACGTCGACGTTTCCGGACCCCAGGGACGGGCTCTTCCTCATCCGTTGTATCCTCACTCCGCGGATTGCGCAAAGTTCTATATTTGCAGGAACGGCATCAAGCCCCAAAAGGGACAGTGCGATGAAGGCACCGTTTACAACGAGGACAGCTTTCAGTGCATGGAACCGGAAAACGTACCGGGATG TGAGGACTATTACAAGAAAAAGAACTGA
- the LOC124177304 gene encoding protein obstructor-E, which translates to MNFWFLCLLVCVGVATAQLSRKEQAAEQARRRVGIASRSREPTDSKPQKKEEEEYDEEEYEESPSAIKQFKCPEPNGYFPDPEQCDKYYDCQDNKAHPKLCPDGLVFNDFSPQQEKCDLPFGIDCSTKPKLQPPMPTVNCPRLHGYFAHKEAGVCDKFYYCVDGQFNMLTCPGGLVFSEKTGICNWPDEAQKKGCGSKELFNFTCPAVDDSVAATHPRYPDVEDCQFFYVCVNGVTPRRSGCKLGQAFDERTGKCDWARKIPECKDWYKGQLTDEELDALENPPPKPKPSGGSSRRKRPQKSQE; encoded by the exons ATGAACTTCTGGTTCCTTTGTCTCCTGGTTTGCGTCG GTGTGGCGACCGCGCAGCTTTCCAGAAAGGAACAGGCTGCTGAACAGGCCCGCAGAAGAGTTGGTATAGCTTCGAGATCCAGGGAACCAACGGACAGCAAACCCcagaagaaggaagaagaagaatacgACGAAGAGGAGTACGAAGAATCACCGAGTGCCATCAAGCAGTTCAAGTGCCCGGAACCTAACGGATACTTTCCAGATCCGGAACAATGCGACAAGTACTACGACTGCCAGGACAATAAAGCTCATCCTAAACTGTGCCCGGATGGACTTGTCTTCAACGACTTCAGTCCTCAGCAAGAAAAGTGCGATCTTCCCTTCGGCATCGATTGCTCAACGAAACCAAAACTCC AACCTCCCATGCCTACGGTGAACTGTCCACGCTTGCACGGCTACTTTGCGCACAAGGAAGCCGGAGTCTGCGACAAATTTTACTACTGCGTCGACGGGCAGTTCAACATGCTAACCTGTCCAGGCGGTTTAGTCTTCTCGGAGAAGACGGGAATTTGTAATTGGCCAGACGAAGCTCAGAAGAAAGGATGCGGCTCCAAGGAGCTGTTCAACTTCACTTGTCCCGCTGTCGACGATTCCGTCGCGGCGACGCATCCCAGGTATCCGGACGTTGAGGACTGCCAGTTCTTCTACGTCTGCGTCAACGGAGTTACCCCCAGGCGCAGTGGTTGTAAATTGGGTCAGGCCTTCGATGAAAGGACTGGGAAATGCGACTGGGCTAGAAAAATTCCCGAATG CAAAGACTGGTACAAGGGTCAGTTGACGGACGAAGAATTAGATGCCCTGGAGAACCCGCCTCCGAAGCCTAAGCCATCTGGAGGATCTAGTCGTAGAAAAAGGCCGCAGAAAAGTCAAGAATAA
- the LOC124178212 gene encoding aquaporin AQPAn.G-like isoform X2: MGGIKAILGVKELSDRKAGLYRALFAEFLGTLLLNFFGCGAVANKNNVVAISLAFGLTVAVVIQAIGHISGGHVNPAVTVGLAVVGKVPVIRAILYVIAQITGAIAGSAIVRALSTDSAEMQEFLGTVGHELPVRVEQALGVEFFLGLVLVLVVCGACDGAKPDSKGIAPIIIGFAVTVGHFVGIPRTGSGMNPARALGSAVIMGKLDNQWLYWVGPLLGGIAGALIYEHALGPAEQPEPRRQYEFAVTEEKERFEYIDSGRDEL, from the exons ATGGGAGGAATAAAAGCCATTTTGGGAGTGAAGGAACTTTCGGATCGTAAGGCTGGGCTTTACAGAGCTTTGTTCGCCGAGTTCTTGGGCACGCTGCTGCTGAACTTTTTCGGCTGTGGTGCCGTGGCCAACAAAAACAACGTCGTCGCGATCAGTCTTGCCTTCGGCCTGACAGTCGCCGTCGTGATCCAGGCTATCGGGCACATTTCCGGAGGGCACGTAAATCCAGCGGTCACCGTCGGTCTCGCCGTCGTAGGCAAG GTTCCCGTAATCCGGGCGATCCTCTACGTGATAGCGCAGATCACCGGTGCAATAGCTGGATCGGCGATCGTCAGGGCGTTGTCAACGGATAGCGCGGAAATGCAGGAGTTCTTGGGAACGGTGGGACATGAGCTCCCCGTGAGGGTCGAACAAGCTCTCGGGGTAGAGTTCTTCCTTGGTTTGGTCCTGGTCCTGGTGGTCTGCGGAGCTTGCGACGGGGCCAAGCCCGACAGCAAAGGTATCGCGCCGATCATCATCGGCTTCGCCGTTACCGTCGGTCACTTCGTTGGG ATTCCAAGAACCGGGTCTGGGATGAACCCGGCTAGAGCTCTTGGCAGTGCGGTAATCATGGGAAAGTTGGACAACCAATGGCTGTACTGGGTGGGACCACTTCTTGGAGGAATCGCTGGAGCTTTGATCTACGAACACGCGTTGGGACCGGCCGAACAACCGGAACCACGAAGACAGTACGAATTCGCCGTCACCGAGGAGAAAGAG CGATTCGAGTACATAGACAGCGGGAGGGACGAACTTTGA